GCACCTCGTCGACCTGGATGTCCTGGGGATTCATCTCGACATCACCTTGGGAGGTGGTGGCGATCAGCCACCCATGCCGAAGTTGATCGACGAAACCACGGTAGGCACCCACCTGCCGCAGGGGACGATCATCTTGCGCTCCGAGGACCCCTATTTCCCTCCGCGCACGCGGGCGGATCGTCCCTATTCGATGACCTTTGCGGTGCGGAATCTTGCAGATCCCGCTGATCCCCGCGGTGGCGTCACAAAGACGGTGATGCAGCGTGACTTCAAGGTCTACCACCCCGATTTGCACGTGCCTTTCCCGAATGGTACGGGGCAGGGGACCTACAGCGACGCCTACGAGTTCAGCAAGAACGGCGACTTTACCGATTCCGTCATCTACGGGGCGCTGCCATTCGAGCGGCCCACCAAGATGATCGGCGAGGAAAGCTATGTGGCGAAGGTGCCGCTGGATAACAAGGGACGACAGGTGAACATTGCTTCCGCCGCGATCCAGATCTGGCCGATGTGTGAAGCAAAGGTGGAAGGCATCGAACAGGGGAAGCGCTACCTCGGGGTGCCACCGGAGGCGCGTGTGGTCTTCAAGGATCTCTATCCGGATAGCGTGGCCTATGCGCAGATCTACAAGGGTAGTCCCTTGCTGGGCCGCTCAGGTAAGATCCTAGGATCCACGGTGATCTCCTTCAATACCTATGCGCCGCAGAACGCGGTGGTGCCCCTGAATATCGAGGCAAGCGACTTGGGTGGGGATGGGACCTATACCATTGAAGTTCTCACCGTAACACCCTTCAACTCGCGGCAGCCGGAACGCGTGTCCTATGTCAGCTTCGACTTGGACCGCACGATCGAAGTTCGCGGCACCTTGGCGGACACGGAGAAGTAAGGGATCGTTGCCGGTATCAGTCCTTCCCGAGCAGCTTCTTCGCGAGACGGTAGGCGTCGGAGTCCGGTGCTTTGGATGCTTCGGTGAAGAGGGCCTCGATGCGTTGCTTGCCGCGACGGCAGACAAAGCGGGCCGTTTGGATCGATCTTTCGTCGCCGAGGGCATGGGCATAAGCCGCGGCGGCGCTCATGGCGAGCAACTCGGAGCCGATGTCCACGAGACGACCCAGCAAAAGCTGGCGGCGTTCAAGCTTCGGGCCGTTCTTCGCCATTGAATGGAAGAGCGTTCGCGCAAGCTTGCGGCTGAGTTTCGCGACATCGCGCATTCCCTTCGCAAGACCGGAGTCGAGGTCGTGAGGTAGGTGAGATGATGCAGGGAGCCAGCGGACGGGATACCACTTCGCGTAGAAGAGTCCTGCCTTCACGGCCGCGTTGAGGCGATCACCGGTGGCCTTGCGGCTATCGAGTGCGGCGGCACCCCGGCGCAAGTGTGGATCCAGCGCTTCACGGGCGATGAAGAGATGCATGATCTCCGTGGAGCCTTCGAAAATCGTGTTGATGCGGCTGTCGCGCAGCAGGCGTTCGATGGGGTCGGGTTTGTCGCCGCGGGCGCGGAGGGAATCCGCAGTTTCATAGCCGCGGCCACCCTTGATCTGCATGGTGCTGTCCGCAGCACGCCAGCCGGCCTCGGTGCCCCACAGCTTGGCCATCGCGGCTTCGAGGCGGATGTCGGCGTGCTTGTCGACATCGACCAAGGCCGAGGTGTAGCGGACCATGGCTTCGGTGGCGAAGGCATCCGCCGCGAGGTCGGCGAGCTTGCCGGCGATTGCCTCATGCTTGCCGATCGCTTGGCCCCACTGCTCGCGATTCCGCGACCAATCGAGGGCGATTTCCAAGCAGCGATCGATCAGGCCCACGCAAGCAGCTGGCAAGGTGAGGCGCCCGGTATTGAGCGTGGTCAGAGCAACCTTGAGGCCCTTGCCCTCGCCCGCGACGACGTTCTCGCGCGGGATTTTCACGCCGCTGAAGCGGATCACGCCGTTGTAGAGCGCCTTCAGGCCCATGAAGTGGCAACGCGTCACGATCTCCACGCCCGGCCACGAGGTCTCGACGATGAAAGCGGTGATCGCATTCGGCTTGTCCGGCAACGGGGTGCGGGCCATCACGATCAGGTGCTTCGCCTTGAGGCCGTTGGTGCACCACAGCTTCTCGCCATCGAGTACCCAGTGGCTGCCATCCTCGGAGAGCTTGGCAGAGGTCTTCATCCGCGCGGGGTCGGAGCCGACCTCCGTCTCCGTGAGGGCGAAGGCCGAGATGTCACCGCTGGCGCAGCGCGGCAGATATTTCTTTTTCTGCTCGTCGGTGCCGAAGGCGATCAGCGGCTGCGGAATTCCGATCGATTGGTGGGCGGAAAGCAGTGCCGTGAGGTTCCCGCAGTGGCCGCCGAGAAGCATCGCGGCGCGGGAGTAATTGGTCTGCGAAAGCCCGAGGCCGCCGAGTTCCTTCGGGATCTTGATCCCGAAGGCGCCCAAGGTGGCGAGGCCGCCAATCACCTCATCCGGAATCTCGCCCTCGCGGTCGATGGCATCGGGGTCGGTCTTGTCGCGGAGAAAGGCGCCGAGCTTCTCGAGGAAGGCATCGCCCTCGGCCTTGGCCGCAGGGTCTTGCATGGGGAAGGGAAAGATCGCCCTGAAATCCGGTGAGCCATCGAAGAGCGAAGCGGCGAAACCGCTCAATTCTCGGCTATCCCGGGATGACTCCGCCAGCTCCAGCGCCGCCCGCTGGCCAGCCGACATCTTTGTCGTGTCGATGATTGAGTCGCTTGCGGGTTCGGGACGCTTGTCGGGAACACCGCGGTCCGGTCCAGCCTTAGGTGACGAGGGTGGGGCTTCGGGTGCTGCTTTCATGGGATTTCGGATTGTTGGGGTTGGTTCCGCCCCTGGGGCGGCTTGCCACATCGAGAGCGTATTGCATCGGACCGCCGCGGAATGGCGCGTAACCGGTGCCCAGAACCATCGCGAGGTCGATGTCATCAGCGGTCCCGGCGATGCCTTCATCCAGGCACATGCGTGCCTCGCGGCTCATGGCCATCGCAAGATGCGAGGCGATGTCCGCCGGGGCGGCTTCCTTGCCGGTGCGCAGCGCGAGCGCGATCGGATTCGTCGAAGTACGGTGTCCATCGTAATTGAAAAATCCGGACCCGGACTTGCGGCCGGTGTGTCCCGCAGAAACAAGCAGTCCAAGGACTTCAGGGATCTTCATGCGGTCGGGAAAGGCATCGGCGAGGGTTTTTGCCACATCGCCCGCGACATCAAGTCCGACCTCGTCGAGCAGGCGCAAGGGGCCCATCGGCATGCCGAAGTCGAGCATCGCATCATCAATCTGCTGGGGATCGCCACCGCGTTCGAAGAGTTGCGCTGCTTCCACCAGGTAAGGCATCAGGATGCGGTTCACCAGGAATCCCGGGGAATCCTTCACCACCACCGGCAGCTTGCCGATCGAGCGGACGAAGGCGACGGCGGTAGCCAGCACGGTGTCGGAGGTGTGGGAGGAGCGCACCACTTCGACGAGTGGCATGCGGTGCACGGGATTGAAGAAGTGCAAGCCGACCAAGCGCTCCGGATTGGGGATGGATTCCGCAAGTTCCCGGATCGGGAGAGCCGAAGTGTTTGTCGCAAGGATCGTGTCGGGGCGGGTCCGGGTGGCGAGATCGGCGAAGATCTTCTTCTTGATCTCCAGTTTCTCCACAGCAGCCTCGATCACCAGATCGCAGCGGTCCAAGGGCACCGGCTGGGAGGTCGGGAAGAGGCGGTCCATTCCCCGATTCACCTGATGCTCGGTGAGCACGTGATGCTTGCGGGCATCGGCATAGTTCTTCGAGATGACCTTCATGCCGCGGGCCAGTGCTTCTTCGTTCACTTCACGAAGCACCACCTCGTGGCCGCGGGTGCTGAGCCAGTAGGCGATGCCCGAGCCCATCACCCCCGCACCGATCACGGCGCAGCGACCGATGGTCTTCGGCTCCGCTTCCACCACGCGATGCTTCTTCGCGCGCTCTTGCAGGAAGAAGAGTCTCATCAGCTGATGGGTCTCCGGGCGTCCCGCGAGCCGTAGAATTGCCTCGCGCTCGTGGTGAAGGCCGTCGGAAACAAGGCCATGGGCGGCATTCGATGCCACCTCCAGCGCGGCAAGCTGCGCAGGATAAAGCCCGCGGGTTTTCGCCATCAGGTCATGCTTCGCCTTCGCCTCGATCAAGGGCGCAGTGAGGGCACTGTTGGAAAGCCGATGGCTCTTCACCCGACGCTTGCCTTTGGTGAGGTAGGTGAGAGCGACTTGATCGAGATTTTCCGGTGCGACGACCTCGTCCACCAGGCCTTTCGCCTTTGCGGCGCGGGCATTCATGATCTTGCCTCCAAGGATCAGCGGCAGGGCGGCTGGCAGGCCGATCAGACGCGGCAGTCGGGTCGTGCCGCCCCATGCGGGGAGGATGCCCAAGCTGGTCTCCGGCAGGCCGATCTTCGTTGCCGGGGCATCACTGGCCACACGCCAATCGCAGGCCAAGGCGAGTTCGAAACCACCGCCGACACAAGCGCCGTTGATTGCGGCAATCGTGGCATAGGGGAGGTGGGCCAGCTTCTCGAAGGTTGCCTGGCCAAGTTCGATCAGATCGCGGAGTTCGGCTCCTTCGACCGAGGACAGCACCTTGAGGTCGGCGCCCGCGACGAAGATCGTTGGCTTGGCAGAGCGGATCACCAAACCCTTCAGTTCCGGATGCGCGGCAAGGGCATCCAGCTTTTCGGAAAGCTCCACGAGCGCGGGCCTGTCGAAGATATTCGCCGAAGAACCTTCGCGGTCGAAGGTGAGGATCGCGTAGTTGCCGTGGGTCTGGAGTTGAAGGTGATTCATGGCCGGTCGGGACTGGAGGGGCGAAATGGAAGGAGTCATCGGGGTTAGCGTTCGAGCCAAAGTGCCGCACCTTGGCCACCGCCGACGCAGAGGGAGGCGAGAGCGCGCTTGCCGCCGGTTTCGCGGAGTTGATGGAGTGCGGTAAGAACCAGACGGGCGCCTGTGGCCCCGACCGGATGGCCCAGGGCGATGGCACCGCCGAGGCGGTTCAGTTTCTCATGCGGGATCTCGGTGGCTTGGAGTTCCTGTCCGCAGATCGAGGGGTCTTTCAACGCGGCGAGCACGGCAAGCACTTGGGCTGCGAAAGCCTCGTTGATCTCGATCAAGTCCGCGTCATCCGGGGTAAGGCCGGTGATCTGGCGTGCCTTTGCGATGGCATGCACGGGACCGAGTCCCATGCGTTTCGGATCGCAGCCAGTGTAAGCATAGCCGGTGAGCCGGCCGAGCGGTTCGATGCCGAGGCGCTTCGCCGCGTCCTCGCTGCCGACGAGAAGCGCCACGGCTCCGTCGGTGATTTGGGAGCTATTGCCTGCGGTAACGCTGCCACCATGGGTGTCGAAGATCGGGCGGAGCTTCCCCAGCTTCTCCGGTGTGGAGTCCTGACGCACGCCATTGTCGAGATCCACGGACTTGCCCGACTGATGTACGGGGGCGATTTCCTCCGCACGGCGATCGGTGGCGGCGAGCGCCTTGCGATGTGAGGCTGCGGCGAAGGCGTCCTGCTGCTCGCGGGTGATGTGGAATTCCCGGGCAAGAAGCTCCGCGGTGTCGCCCATGATGAGCCCGCTGTAAGGATCGGTCAGGCCAAGTTGCAGTCCGACGCGTGGCTTGAGATCCGCCGGACGAAGTGTTGCGACAGCTCCGACCTTCTGGCCGAACTCCTTGGCGCGGGAAAGGGCACCGAATTTGTTGGAAGCCGTGTGAGAATAAAACAATGGCACTTGGGACATGCTCTCAGCCCCGCCCACAAGGAAGAGGTCACCTTGCCCGGCCATCATGCGCTGATGGGCAGCGGTGATGGCTTCCATCCCGGAAGCGCAGTTCCGATGCACGGTCACGGCGGGCACTTTCTCCGGAACGCCGGAACGAAGGGCGATCACGCGGGCGATGTTCGCGGCTTCCGCCGGTTGGGCCACGCAGCCGATGATGACCTCGTCGATGAGGCCCGGATCAATGCCGGTGCGCAGCAGCAAGGCGCTGCAGGCGTGGCGTCCGAGGTCGTCTGCGCCGAGCTCGTCGAAATCGGTGCCCATCCGGGTGAAGGGTGTCCGGAGGCCGGCGATGATATGAAGATCTGCCATGTGTTAGTTATCGGTGGATGGCCGGTGATCGACCACCTTTTGTTCCTTTAATTCTTTTCCCACGCCTTGCATGCGGCGGATCTCGTCCCACGTGTGGAAGAGGATCTCATTCGGTGCAAACTCCACCGCATTCCCGAAGCGGGAGGAAATCTTTTGTTTGAGATCTTCCGGGTTGCCGCCGTTGATCGGCGTCGCGTGAACGAGGACGACGTCGCTTTCCAGCGGGTCATCGTTACGTTTCCGTAGCTCGATCTGCCAGGCACCGAGTCCCTCGGTGTCATCCAGCAGGTTTTCCAGCGCATTGAAGTCGACCAGGGTGCCCTTGAGCTTGCCGATGTTCAGGCGGCGCATGTCGGAGACGCGGGAGATCTTTCCTAACAAACGCGGGCAGGTGCGCCCGCAATGAGGACAGGCCTCATAGGTGATCCCTCCATCGATGAGGTCGCCGGTGCGGTAGCGCATCACCACGGTGCCGCGTGCATCCAGCGGGGTGCAGACGATCTCGCCGGGCTGCCCGTCCGGCACCCTTTCGCCCGTTTCGGGATTGATGATTTCGAGGAAAGTCATGTCCGGATAAACATGAAATCCGGAGGGTTCTTCACCATCCGGCGGCATGCATTCGGTCCACGCGACCTTGGCTTCGGTGAAACCATAGGTGGACATGATGGATACGCCGGGAGATCCGATTTCCTCGCAGAGGGCGCGCAGTTTCCGGCGCATCCCGTTCGGCACTTTCTCGCCGCCGAGTACGATGCGCTTGAGATTGGTCCACTGTTGCTTCTCCGCCGCCGCCTGTTGGAGGAGGTGATAGAGGAAGGTCGGCATCGCGATGATCGCGTCCGGCTGGATCTTCCCGATCAGGCGCAGGTTGCCATCAGTGCCCATGGTCTTTCCACCGCCGGTGGAAAGCATGAAGGTATTGAA
This portion of the Luteolibacter luteus genome encodes:
- a CDS encoding thiolase family protein, coding for MADLHIIAGLRTPFTRMGTDFDELGADDLGRHACSALLLRTGIDPGLIDEVIIGCVAQPAEAANIARVIALRSGVPEKVPAVTVHRNCASGMEAITAAHQRMMAGQGDLFLVGGAESMSQVPLFYSHTASNKFGALSRAKEFGQKVGAVATLRPADLKPRVGLQLGLTDPYSGLIMGDTAELLAREFHITREQQDAFAAASHRKALAATDRRAEEIAPVHQSGKSVDLDNGVRQDSTPEKLGKLRPIFDTHGGSVTAGNSSQITDGAVALLVGSEDAAKRLGIEPLGRLTGYAYTGCDPKRMGLGPVHAIAKARQITGLTPDDADLIEINEAFAAQVLAVLAALKDPSICGQELQATEIPHEKLNRLGGAIALGHPVGATGARLVLTALHQLRETGGKRALASLCVGGGQGAALWLER
- a CDS encoding phenylacetate--CoA ligase family protein; translation: MKSRPSNPWWATTSRDELHHRQDVLLRHFLKDRVVPFTAYYSKLFKELGMEAGDIRGTDDLAKLPFTSKRLIENPRDFVIIPDEHVLKHQWSTLRYALTHGPSATKTMLEEELRPILLTSTTGRSAAPVPFLYSKHDIVNLEEGGRRMMELCKSDPSWRHINAFPFAPHLAFWLAHHAGTGFNTFMLSTGGGKTMGTDGNLRLIGKIQPDAIIAMPTFLYHLLQQAAAEKQQWTNLKRIVLGGEKVPNGMRRKLRALCEEIGSPGVSIMSTYGFTEAKVAWTECMPPDGEEPSGFHVYPDMTFLEIINPETGERVPDGQPGEIVCTPLDARGTVVMRYRTGDLIDGGITYEACPHCGRTCPRLLGKISRVSDMRRLNIGKLKGTLVDFNALENLLDDTEGLGAWQIELRKRNDDPLESDVVLVHATPINGGNPEDLKQKISSRFGNAVEFAPNEILFHTWDEIRRMQGVGKELKEQKVVDHRPSTDN
- a CDS encoding acyl-CoA dehydrogenase family protein, yielding MKAAPEAPPSSPKAGPDRGVPDKRPEPASDSIIDTTKMSAGQRAALELAESSRDSRELSGFAASLFDGSPDFRAIFPFPMQDPAAKAEGDAFLEKLGAFLRDKTDPDAIDREGEIPDEVIGGLATLGAFGIKIPKELGGLGLSQTNYSRAAMLLGGHCGNLTALLSAHQSIGIPQPLIAFGTDEQKKKYLPRCASGDISAFALTETEVGSDPARMKTSAKLSEDGSHWVLDGEKLWCTNGLKAKHLIVMARTPLPDKPNAITAFIVETSWPGVEIVTRCHFMGLKALYNGVIRFSGVKIPRENVVAGEGKGLKVALTTLNTGRLTLPAACVGLIDRCLEIALDWSRNREQWGQAIGKHEAIAGKLADLAADAFATEAMVRYTSALVDVDKHADIRLEAAMAKLWGTEAGWRAADSTMQIKGGRGYETADSLRARGDKPDPIERLLRDSRINTIFEGSTEIMHLFIAREALDPHLRRGAAALDSRKATGDRLNAAVKAGLFYAKWYPVRWLPASSHLPHDLDSGLAKGMRDVAKLSRKLARTLFHSMAKNGPKLERRQLLLGRLVDIGSELLAMSAAAAYAHALGDERSIQTARFVCRRGKQRIEALFTEASKAPDSDAYRLAKKLLGKD
- a CDS encoding 3-hydroxyacyl-CoA dehydrogenase NAD-binding domain-containing protein, producing MNHLQLQTHGNYAILTFDREGSSANIFDRPALVELSEKLDALAAHPELKGLVIRSAKPTIFVAGADLKVLSSVEGAELRDLIELGQATFEKLAHLPYATIAAINGACVGGGFELALACDWRVASDAPATKIGLPETSLGILPAWGGTTRLPRLIGLPAALPLILGGKIMNARAAKAKGLVDEVVAPENLDQVALTYLTKGKRRVKSHRLSNSALTAPLIEAKAKHDLMAKTRGLYPAQLAALEVASNAAHGLVSDGLHHEREAILRLAGRPETHQLMRLFFLQERAKKHRVVEAEPKTIGRCAVIGAGVMGSGIAYWLSTRGHEVVLREVNEEALARGMKVISKNYADARKHHVLTEHQVNRGMDRLFPTSQPVPLDRCDLVIEAAVEKLEIKKKIFADLATRTRPDTILATNTSALPIRELAESIPNPERLVGLHFFNPVHRMPLVEVVRSSHTSDTVLATAVAFVRSIGKLPVVVKDSPGFLVNRILMPYLVEAAQLFERGGDPQQIDDAMLDFGMPMGPLRLLDEVGLDVAGDVAKTLADAFPDRMKIPEVLGLLVSAGHTGRKSGSGFFNYDGHRTSTNPIALALRTGKEAAPADIASHLAMAMSREARMCLDEGIAGTADDIDLAMVLGTGYAPFRGGPMQYALDVASRPRGGTNPNNPKSHESSTRSPTLVT